From Triticum urartu cultivar G1812 chromosome 2, Tu2.1, whole genome shotgun sequence, a single genomic window includes:
- the LOC125534769 gene encoding serpin-Z2B-like, whose amino-acid sequence MESMKEFALRRFPKLGRWFCTEADADADQAVPSDGLQAFSLGLNKRLAHDAGRRSNLVFSPLSVYAGLSLVAAGARDRTLDELLGVLGAPSRDFLAGHVRALAEQALTDQSKTGGPRVSFACGVWHDRTMPIHPAYRDAAESFKAIARAVNFRQKPEEARKEINAWVSASTNGFIPSILSRGALSDLTDLVLANAIYFKGKWAKPFAGYLTQHDKFHRLDGTAVDAPFMRGLGSHSIACHDGFKVLQLRYEEGHGPLLPQLPALAPTPAPIYSMCVFLPDARRGLWRLTDKIACNPDFLRKHLPRNSVLVGDFRLPKFKVTFDMTMNDVLQEMGVKEAFELGKADLSDMVEDGGRRKMALEKVIHRAVIEVNEEGTEAAAATCMTRLGCTPDSRPPAPCVDFVADHPFAFFIVEEVSGAILFAGHVLDPTIK is encoded by the exons ATGGAATCTATGAAGGAGTTCGCCCTCCGGCGTTTCCCGAAGCTAGGCCGATGGTTCTGCACGGAGGCCGACGCCGACGCCGATCAGGCCGTTCCCAGCGATGGCCTGCAGGCTTTCTCCCTCGGCCTGAATAAGCGCCTCGCGCACGACGCCGGCAGGAGGAGCAACCTGGTCTTCTCGCCGCTGTCCGTCTACGCCGGGCTCTCGCTGGTAGCCGCGGGCGCCCGCGACCGCACCCTCGATGAGCTGCTCGGTGTCCTCGGCGCGCCCTCCCGGGACTTCCTCGCCGGCCACGTCCGCGCGCTGGCCGAGCAGGCCCTCACCGACCAGTCCAAGACCGGCGGCCCGCGCGTCAGCTTCGCCTGCGGCGTGTGGCATGACCGGACCATGCCCATCCACCCCGCCTACCGCGATGCCGCCGAGTCGTTCAAGGCCATCGCCCGCGCCGTCAACTTCCGCCAAAAA CCGGAGGAGGCTAGGAAGGAAATCAACGCATGGGTGTCGGCGTCGACAAACGGCTTCATCCCCTCCATCCTTAGCCGGGGCGCGCTGTCAGACCTCACCGACCTGGTGCTCGCCAACGCCATCTACTTTAAGGGCAAGTGGGCGAAGCCATTCGCCGGGTATCTCACCCAGCACGACAAGTTCCACCGCCTCGACGGCACCGCCGTCGATGCCCCCTTCATGCGCGGTCTCGGCAGCCACAGCATCGCCTGCCACGATGGCTTCAAGGTGCTCCAGCTCCGCTACGAGGAAGGGCACGGCCCCTTGCTGCCCCAGCTGCCGGCTCTAGCTCCCACGCCTGCGCCGATCTACTCGATGTGCGTCTTCCTCCCCGATGCGCGCCGCGGGCTGTGGCGGCTCACCGACAAGATCGCGTGCAACCCCGACTTTCTGCGCAAGCACTTGCCGAGGAACAGCGTCCTGGTCGGCGACTTCCGGCTGCCTAAATTCAAGGTCACCTTCGACATGACGATGAACGACGTTCTCCAGGAGATGGGTGTCAAGGAGGCGTTCGAGCTGGGGAAGGCAGACCTGTCCGacatggtggaggacggcggaAGGAGGAAGATGGCGCTGGAAAAGGTGATCCACAGGGCCGTCATCGAGGTGAACGAGGAAGGCACAGAGGCGGCGGCCGCCACTTGCATGACGCGTCTTGGATGCACACCGGACTCGCGGCCGCCTGCACCATGTGTGGACTTCGTGGCTGACCATCCATTTGCCTTCTTCATCGTCGAGGAGGTGTCAGGCGCGATTCTGTTCGCGGGGCACGTCCTTGATCCCACCATCAAGTGA